Below is a genomic region from Trichocoleus desertorum ATA4-8-CV12.
TCCCAGTGTTACCTGAAGTTGGCTCTACTAAAATTGTCTTTCCAGGCGTAATTAACCCTTCTCGTTCTGCCGCATTGATCATGCTGACGCCGATGCGATCTTTTACCGAAGACGCAGGGTTCATACCTTCCAATTTCGCAACAATGCGGGCAAGACAACCTTCTGCCTGAGGAACGCGATTGAGTTGGACTAAGGGAGTGTGACCAACCAACTCTGTAATATCGTGGGCAATACGCATAGCTTCACTCTTTGATTGATGTGTTAGTGGACTGAAAAACTAAGCTAGAACGAGCAAATACTAGCATCGCTAAACCCGATCGCTAGTAAAATCGCGTCTTTTCAGAAATTAGATGTAGTACATAATGTCCAGTTGTTGGCGAGAATCTCTACGCTCTGCCAAGTCTTGCAACGTATAGCCTTGAAGCACCGCATCTGCCGCCCGACGAGATTCTTGCCAAATGTCCCAAATAACTGAACTCTCAACAGTTTTGGTAGTAGAACCATTCTCGGCTGGCTGCGTATCAAGGCCCTCAATGCAGTTTAACGCTTCGAGAAGCGTGATCTTCCAAGGTTCTCTAGCTAATAAGTAACCTCCTTTGGCCCCACGCTGGCTTCGAACTAAACCACAACGCCTCAGGGTTGCTAGCAACTGCTCTAGGTAGCGATCGGGGATATTTTGTTGAGCAGCAATTTGTCGGATCTGCAATGGCTCACTATTACCGTAATGAGCTGCCAGTTCCAATAAAGCCAGCAGGGCATATTCACTTTTACACGACAGTTCCACAAGCAAGGTAGGGATAGAGAGCAACTAATTAGATTTGATATTCTTACATTATACCCCGGTTCCCCACTGGGGTTTGTAGGTTTAAGTATTTGCAATAAAAAAGACCCCGCTTGGAGGCGAGGCCCATCAGAACATTTCAAAGTGCCTAGAGCTTACTAGAACTTGAAGGTAGTCCGAAGCGTACCAACGTAGATAGTATCGTTAGCATCGTTGTGTTCTGGGTTGAAGATGACGAGTAAACCGGGGGTCACATCAATGTTGTCGTTGACAGGATAACGATACAGCGCTTCTAGATGGAGAGAGGTGTCAGCGTCGTCAGCACCACCACCATCAACCTCGGTTAGTTTGGGTGGCATACCAACAATGACACCAAGTAAAGATCCTTCTTTACCCAAGTCAGTGAAGCCTACGTTGGCTGCCCAGTTCCAAATCTCTGCATCGCTCCCTTCAATCGCACCAGATTTTGCACGGGCTTCTGTGTAACCAACCCAACCACCTAAAGAAATCTTAGAGCCAAGCCGGAAGTTGGCTTCAACCCCAAAGTTGTCAGTTGCAGTTGCAACGTTACCAAAAGGTCTTCTTGCAAGGCGGCTACCCGTTGAAGAGGTGACGTTAACTAAAGGTGTAAGCTCACCGTTTTCATCGGCTTCAACTCCGAATCCTGGGTCATAGGCCCGAACATAGGTAAAACCTAGATTCAGGGCATCAAAGGGACGGAACGCAACTTGAGCTAATGCTGCATTAGGACCGTCAAATAATCCAGCCTTTTCACTAGGGTTTTGAGCATTGTCTGCTAGATAGCCTAACGATACCGACACTGCTTTACCAAAACCAGTGTTTACAGTAACGCCCGCCCCACCTGCGCCTTGACGGTAAATTGGGTTAAAGCGCCCGAACCGAGAGATCGAACCACTACCGCTGCTAACGAACAGAGGATTGATGGTGTCGATATTTTCATAGAACTCACCACCCGAAGCATCAAGAACGACATTGGTGTTATCGCCCAAGGGGAAGCGGTAGAACAATTTTGTTAAGGTGACGTCGTTTTCCTCTTCACCGTCAAACCCTAGGCGGGTCATATCGGTGCCCGTTCTATTGGTTCCATATACAGGAACGTTGCTTGCTTGCAAACGAGTTCTTAAGCGATCTTTACCAGTAAAGCTGGTATCTAGGTTGAGACGCACGCGATCGCTCACAGCAGCTTCATCATCTAGCTCAGTACCACCAGCACCTTCATCACCAAAAGCATTGGTAACAGCGAAAATAGCTTCTGCGTTCAGCTTGGTCGTGGTGGAGAACTGGTTAGCTTCGAGTTCAGCAGTGCGAGCTTCTAGGGCATCGACACGACCGCGAAGAGTCGCAAGTTCAGCTGAGAACTCTTCTTGGAGGCGCTGTAGGGTCGCTAGGTCTTCCTTGGTGACGAGGTCAGCAGTGCCTGCTGCAATGAGTTCGTTGACGCGGTCCATGCAGGCGTTTAAGCCAGCGGCGAACTCATAACGAGTCATTGCCCGGTTGCCACGATAGGTACCATCGGGATAACCCGCAATACAGCCATAGCGCTCAACCAAGGATTGCAGTGCTTGGAAGGCCCAATCAGTAGGTTGTACGTCAGAGAGCTGAGAAACGGAAGTGACTTGAGCCAGCCCATTATTGCTAGCGTCTTCAGTTATAGGCTGCTCTAGAGATGAAACCGAGGTAGGTACTTCAGTTGCGATCGCAGAGACAGAAGCGATCAAGGTACCACCCAAAACGGCTGGAGCAATCAACAAAGAATTCCAGAAAATCTTAGACATCAACTTTCACGTCCTCACACCAAATTAGATAGGTCTCAGTAGACCCAAAAGAACCCTTAAGAGCAAAATTAGCACTTTTGGGTCAATTTCTATGTTCGTTAAATCACATCCACACTTGTAGAGTACTTAATCTAAGTATTCTACTTAAGTACTTTATCACTAAAATTTGCTCACAGAAGTTTGGCAGAAAACATAAAAAAGCCCCGCTAACAGCGGGGCCAAATCAATCAACTAGTTAAAAGAGCTCGAAATTCTCTCTTCTTGATTTAGAACTTGAAGGTGGTTCTTACTGTACCGATGAGGATGTCATCATTAGCTTCACTTTGGCCAGGAGCTGTAATCCAGATTACACCTGGGGTTACAGAAATGTTGTCGTTCAGCTGGTACTTATAAAAACCTTCAAGGTGGAGAGAGGTATCATCCGATCCCGCAAGATCGTTGTTCTTGCTGCCCAAGTATGGTTCAACACCAGCAACTAGACCAAGGAGGTTACCCTTCTTACCAAAGTCAGGCAGAGCCAAGCCTAGGCCGTAGTACCAAACATCACGGCTATTGACGCCAAGGTTAATCACGTTGGTGTAGCCGAAGAAGCCATTGATAGCTAGGGCATTGCTGAGCTTGAAAGAAGCTTGCGCACCATAGGAGTTACTCACTCTTGGCCCAGTAGCGAGCCCACCTGAGTTTGCTAGTGCTGTACCTGTAACTGCTGAGATAGTGTCGCCGGTATTTGGGGCACCTAGGTTGAAAATAGACGTTCCGGTATTGTGATAACCATGAACGTAGGTTAAACCTAGCTCTAAATTATCTCCAGGGGAGAAGGTGAGCTGTCCTAAAGCCGCATAGTTACCATCAGCTAGACCGTTCTTCTCAGAAGGGTTAGCAGCATCTGGTCCGGCTAGGTAGCCAAGGCTAATTGCTACAGCATCGCCAAAGCTGGTGTTGATACCAATACCAGCTCCACCACCAATCCGATAAATCGGGCTTTCTTGGCCAAAGGCAGAGAGCGCACCATTACCACCATCGTAGTCTTCTAGGTAGGGGTTGACAGTGCTGTAAACGTAGTCACTGTGAATACCACCCGTTCCAGCTAGGTAGACTTGCAAGTTGTCTCCTAGGGGGAAGTAGTAAGACAGCCAATCTAGAACAATGTCATTGTTACCGGTATTGCCAATGTTGAACTGCTGGGTTCCTTCTGCGGTACCTCTGAGGCTGTCTGGAGTTCCAGGACTGTTGAAATCTGTAGAAAAGGCAGTTGCATTACCAGCGGCAAGGCGAGTATGGAGTACATCTCTACCGGTGAAGCTGCTTTGCAGGTCTAGACGAACCCGATCTTGCAGAACAGGGTTGTTAGAAACACCTTGGTTGAACTCATCGGTGACAGCGAAGATAGCTTCACCAACTAGCTTGGTTGTGGTGGAGAACTGGTTAGCTTCGAGTTCAGCAGTGCGAGCTTCTAGGGCATCGACACGACCGCGAAGAGTCGCAAGTTCAGCTGAGAACTCTTCTTGGAGGCGCTGTAGGGTCGCTAGGTCTTCCTTGGTGACGAGGTCAGCAGTGCCTGCTGCAATGAGTTCGTTGACGCGGTCCATGCAGGCGTTTAAGCCAGCGGCGAACTCATAACGAGTCATTGCCCGGTTGCCACGATAGGTACCATCGGGATAACCCGCAATACAGCCATAGCGCTCAACCAAGGATTGCAGTGCTTGGAAGGCCCAATCAGTAGGTTGTACGTCAGAGAGCTGAGAAACGGAGGTGACTTGAGAGATAGAATTCTGAGATTTGCCCTCGGTGCTGTATCTGTTGACTTGATCGAGGGAAGAAGTATCGGCTGGAACTTGTTGCGCAATCTGAACGGGGGTTTGCGCTTGGCTAGGAATAGTTGCAAAAACGGGAGCTACATCTGCTTCCGGAGCTTCTGGCTGAGCTGAAACAGCTACTGGAGCCAAGTCTTGAGCGGCTGCTGTAACTTGGGGTTGAGCTGCTTCAGCGGTAACTCCAACCTCTGCCGCGATCGCACTTGAAGAAATTGCTAAAACGGTACCCAAGATAGCAGGGCTAACCAATAATGACTTCCACAGAATCTTTGACATTCTTTTTGTTCTCCTCACACCTGCTGTAAGACGACTAAGCTAAGTCATCTATCTACTAGTCTACGATAGAGACTCACGACGTTCCGTAATTGTTCCCACTAATTTTGAAATTGATAAACTTTATCAAAACTGTTTGAACAAATAGCGAAACGGTGTGTCTTAGCTTACATTTTTAGCAAAAACTAGCGGATTCTTCAATTCAAAGGTAACTTTACTAGCTGAAAATCGCCGAGAATTTTTGAGGATTCCCTAACTTGAAATTGTCCTATACCTCTACTATAGGTTGCAACTGCTGCCTAGAAAACAGGATGCAGTAGAGAAACAGATTAAATTTGCGAGATTTGTTGAGCTAGGTCAAAGTCTTTCTGGGTTAATCCCCCTGAGTCATGGGTGGTTAAAACCACCGTAACCTTGTTGTAGGAAATTTGTAGATCTGGATGGTGGTCAGCCGCCTCAGCAGGCTCAACCAATTTATTGACGAAGGCGATCGCCTCAACAAAATCTCTAAACTTGCGGACAGACTGAAGAGTTTTTTCTTGTACTTCCCAACCAGAAAGTAGATGAGCCTGTGCTTCAATCTCAGCTTTGCTCAGCAGTGGAGCCATACTCAACTCCTTAATTTATGAAATCTGATGGCTTTAAATAAAACCACTCTAAGATTTTAGGCAAAAGGCGCAGTTCAGCAAAATCGGATTTATGTGTCGCTGGGGCTCCGAACTTTGCTCAATAAAGTGCGATCGCAGGTACTTAAAGGTACTTAAGATGAAACTTAAAAACAAAATAACCCTTTAAAAAACTATCCGCTCTCACTAAGCCCTTTGCGTAACTCTTGCGAGCAACTCATCGTG
It encodes:
- a CDS encoding Rrf2 family transcriptional regulator; the protein is MELSCKSEYALLALLELAAHYGNSEPLQIRQIAAQQNIPDRYLEQLLATLRRCGLVRSQRGAKGGYLLAREPWKITLLEALNCIEGLDTQPAENGSTTKTVESSVIWDIWQESRRAADAVLQGYTLQDLAERRDSRQQLDIMYYI
- a CDS encoding iron uptake porin, with protein sequence MSKIFWNSLLIAPAVLGGTLIASVSAIATEVPTSVSSLEQPITEDASNNGLAQVTSVSQLSDVQPTDWAFQALQSLVERYGCIAGYPDGTYRGNRAMTRYEFAAGLNACMDRVNELIAAGTADLVTKEDLATLQRLQEEFSAELATLRGRVDALEARTAELEANQFSTTTKLNAEAIFAVTNAFGDEGAGGTELDDEAAVSDRVRLNLDTSFTGKDRLRTRLQASNVPVYGTNRTGTDMTRLGFDGEEENDVTLTKLFYRFPLGDNTNVVLDASGGEFYENIDTINPLFVSSGSGSISRFGRFNPIYRQGAGGAGVTVNTGFGKAVSVSLGYLADNAQNPSEKAGLFDGPNAALAQVAFRPFDALNLGFTYVRAYDPGFGVEADENGELTPLVNVTSSTGSRLARRPFGNVATATDNFGVEANFRLGSKISLGGWVGYTEARAKSGAIEGSDAEIWNWAANVGFTDLGKEGSLLGVIVGMPPKLTEVDGGGADDADTSLHLEALYRYPVNDNIDVTPGLLVIFNPEHNDANDTIYVGTLRTTFKF
- a CDS encoding iron uptake porin, whose amino-acid sequence is MSKILWKSLLVSPAILGTVLAISSSAIAAEVGVTAEAAQPQVTAAAQDLAPVAVSAQPEAPEADVAPVFATIPSQAQTPVQIAQQVPADTSSLDQVNRYSTEGKSQNSISQVTSVSQLSDVQPTDWAFQALQSLVERYGCIAGYPDGTYRGNRAMTRYEFAAGLNACMDRVNELIAAGTADLVTKEDLATLQRLQEEFSAELATLRGRVDALEARTAELEANQFSTTTKLVGEAIFAVTDEFNQGVSNNPVLQDRVRLDLQSSFTGRDVLHTRLAAGNATAFSTDFNSPGTPDSLRGTAEGTQQFNIGNTGNNDIVLDWLSYYFPLGDNLQVYLAGTGGIHSDYVYSTVNPYLEDYDGGNGALSAFGQESPIYRIGGGAGIGINTSFGDAVAISLGYLAGPDAANPSEKNGLADGNYAALGQLTFSPGDNLELGLTYVHGYHNTGTSIFNLGAPNTGDTISAVTGTALANSGGLATGPRVSNSYGAQASFKLSNALAINGFFGYTNVINLGVNSRDVWYYGLGLALPDFGKKGNLLGLVAGVEPYLGSKNNDLAGSDDTSLHLEGFYKYQLNDNISVTPGVIWITAPGQSEANDDILIGTVRTTFKF
- a CDS encoding 4a-hydroxytetrahydrobiopterin dehydratase; its protein translation is MAPLLSKAEIEAQAHLLSGWEVQEKTLQSVRKFRDFVEAIAFVNKLVEPAEAADHHPDLQISYNKVTVVLTTHDSGGLTQKDFDLAQQISQI